In Megalopta genalis isolate 19385.01 chromosome 16, iyMegGena1_principal, whole genome shotgun sequence, the following are encoded in one genomic region:
- the LOC117224632 gene encoding uncharacterized protein LOC117224632 isoform X2, which translates to MSMADGMDNPAFASEEDSTTEPKVDGGNQPQQVTLDQDHNKSASDSGPVENGHQRSATGRTSPDPHYKTETKIDLPESNDKTVVEPKMNGVHGNGNNNDASFLNNSVTSVQMNDSGKKEQIEAVNLELVSMRPYAGNNQTKGQEACEVPADPYEEYFVPVNEHRKYIRGPEAEVETTVAGVRFDLGPGVGREGLSLRDPAAGLVDYSHWLTALRGEKLYVTKDKRSRSSYWRRMACWGCGLLVLLVAVVIAILAATGVILTQEASEPLENLQQTNSRQFGDVRTSGSQEYMKDPPPSPPPATSSFPPWQTTDESLYKNVPSALDGLMQLDEFRWNDEFQDHKSRMYRQVSGELEEQLKRMLRPGDNGTIVKVYSINRQGHVKFRISYPPRPMVEETQRTIEESLQKNGNMLGQYHLNRLTVSNLVDECQIENYGCSDNCEYDYSVGVFSCSCDPGKTLDNGGKRCVDKNDLSNVEMDDEVPETSTEVVHYYVQGRSRGPGTLFEPRRPDDWDHSEQSTESGHFKHTEDDNNHGHDHDMHDHSHDLDKPDHVHWMHDHSGHLPTEETTESEKPEPSAEPEPAAEPEPSAEPEPSAEPAAEPEPSAEPEPSAEPEPSAEPAAEPAAEVKPSAEPEPSAEPEPSAEPEPSAEPEPSAEPAAEPAAEPAAEPAAEPKPSAEPEPSAEPEPSAEPEPSAEPAAEPVPSVEPAAEPEPSTEPAVEPEPSAEPEPAAEPEPSAEPKPSAEPEPSAEPEPSAEPAAEPEPSAEPAAEPEPSTEPSAEPEPSAKPELSIEHDTSVKLELSTEPVSLSEPESTTESGASTKPEPTAEPEPSAEPEPSAEPRAESSSTEPELSTKPEPSAEPEPSTNPEPIAEEKPTVQPEPTAEPAAEPEATVDPQLSVEPNPTAEPKPPTEPTPLFEPDSVTEPKPANDESVYPRMTTVPSIETSTNVEFQQDNVGVTPNVEELSKTESSIEAVPNKADPITDAPTTESPTEATTITPEGERSTNMEPESTTLSAIEEVAGKEATTERTISDNAPLSVIPLTTDNEQDKTLSRSFSDDHLGGTTPVIDTTMREVEGEHKMTASPAEEDRGTVNVEAAAENKTLRDEVAEYTTMRTDDEESTEPSTDSSMLTPRSVVPEAESTTVSNLGSETTLLPAENTTYISENTTEMDSTVDNDASKQPKSQNVPEAVEPTTLEPATSPHDMNVIDHIPVTVFPKLPKDFGKNVEPLIEPLKNDTEEHIMIIPKEESPEVQDPHAIIPQLTPEQSNKPANISLYESTTSENKIIESSTEEVKAVSNHSASHPSENVVPAGDSVRFEDSLEHSTSHPLHPVVYPDNLVDHIVTEKSDVVYEKHVDDMSPFLPDVQREKEVKKAPRLDKDEQDVPNPFDGHVEDVVTDKPMAEHGTTERNESDPKDSDATNDVRPEARSNKPIGEEEESNKVNNTGDPEGSTKEPSTLSDVLNVNDTDTETQNGLHAYDVVDKPVNDHVHADLPAEDEEALKVVPLEEFKETTGKAHEGKPEVTESSTISNSKVDYNNPEESITGNVTSTLEKPEENAVEDQYNDINDDREITKDKGTGRLLANNINSVENSEEKSSKLTDAQAKVSANDTEVASIGNVAEKHAEDAKLTTQIPILPMEIQQEMSTTEKIDSTTVTEEAPKKDNETEASAATARANSEEATTTQVPTTHASSMETKTTAQVPILPEELQTTESEPVLTTSTMQPEKANETNVDARTSMNETSDASRTEDSIGNSEERDNKTNDLATSAVEHLGGRKIDIEPQIDVPNVNQTDEENATVETSTSTENNSKANETDNPIEGRANSTENVTSSTANSFSEDIRPVTEILEDDTPVGFVYRTLFTTTPKAVLADLNVGEMSEEDLRVIPLEKSLELKKKSVDKKVVDKYKYKKEKELDLEADGEENAVTDVPDPVVLPMTELPGPERVAASTVYVSKEDAAISKLKITETTSGSNQTSSKDVLEGDSDGAMGALESSTKRYLSFIPVSEEINEPEPVTEPYFYFRRPSLTNFTTAAPLAVGESSGEGRSAIVSAKIAEPDDTKANETGSQTSMIVSDRSAVTSPAPEAGVTRVTKGRGDADLGSPIGHIDVSFLNLPPNLVFSKCTAGQFQCANGTSRDGAYCVKLSAKCDSENDCSDGSDELNCVEQGCPGNFQCASGQCLKRDLVCNKILDCDDGTDEKNCDRWECQPDEFRCPSGRCIPSIWQCDGRPDCEDHRDEYECNESCGNDEFLCPKEKWCIPLTWRCNNFSECADGEDEKLCYCDTDQFKCKSGGCVRKEQVCDGIEHCPDHSDEWGCLIANVATERNLTDGQKDGAIGSNAGQELNDRKSLLKIRQFDGSYRLVCSDGWNEEFSDSYCRALGFSGSEATELSDWDRSQKIMRLILNSRSDMPLVKNLEPVELCISEKVVQLSCQEFSCGTHYGEGPTARLVGGTPASEGQWSSVVLLKESKYGAACTASVLGPMHVLASYSCIHRHKQSNGWQLFTGENQLKAHPVKSIIPYPQVKYNQFLYDNDIALIELAKPLTFSRNVSAVCLPKQPFQPSQICVMVGWGFPVNGEVDLQKYLKFLPLPTRDLEECNATSHYAGFITKDNICAGFTDTDKGPCYNDEGAPLMCFSESSGGSGRWEIQGLLSHHSRCSRGHPAIYSSVEPTLSWLRQSVPALQMQS; encoded by the exons ACTCTGGGAAGAAGGAGCAAATCGAGGCCGTGAACTTGGAGCTGGTCTCGATGAGGCCTTACGCGGGCAACAATCAAACGAAAGGCCAGGAGGCCTGCGAGGTGCCAGCCGATCCCTACGAGGAGTACTTCGTGCCGGTGAACGAGCATCGGAAGTACATCAG GGGTCCCGAGGCCGAGGTTGAAACAACCGTGGCTGGAGTGCGTTTTGATTTGGGCCCCGGCGTCGGCCGCGAGGGACTCAGCCTGAGAGACCCCGCCGCCGGACTGGTCGACTATTCCCACTGGCTGACAGCCCTCAG GGGTGAGAAACTGTATGTCACCAAGGACAAACGATCGAGGAGCTCGTATTGGAGAAGGATGGCTTGCTGGGGCTGCGGGCTGTTGGTTCTTTTGGTGGCTGTCGTCATTGCCATTTTAGCTGCAA CTGGCGTAATTTTGACGCAAGAGGCGTCGGAACCACTGGAGAACCTGCAGCAGACCAATTCTCGCCAGTTCGGCGACGTCCGAACCTCCGGCAGCCAAGAATACATGAAAGACCCGCCGCCTAGTCCGCCGCCAGCTACCTCGAGTTTCCCACCATGGCAAACGACGGACGAGTCCTTGTACAAAAACGTACCGAGCGCTTTGGACGGCTTGATGCAGCTCGACGAGTTCCGCTGGAACGACGAGTTCCAGGACCACAAGTCTCGAATGTACAGACAGGTGTCCGGCGAGCTGGAGGAGCAGCTGAAGAGGATGCTGCGCCCCGGGGACAACGGAACGATAGTGAAAGTGTACAGCATAAACCGGCAGGGACACGTGAAGTTTAGAATAAGTTATCCGCCGCGACCGATGGTCGAGGAGACGCAACGGACCATCGAGGAGTCGCTGCAGAAGAACGGCAACATGCTCGGACAGTATCATCTGAACCGGCTGACGGTCAGCAATCTCGTCGACGAGTGCCAGATCGAGAATTATGGTTGTTCCGACAACTGCGAGTACGActactccgtcggcgtgttctCGTGTTCCTGCGACCCCGGGAAAACATTGGACAACGGTGGAAAGCGTTGCGTGGACAAGAACGATCTGAGCAACGTCGAAATGGACGACGAGGTGCCGGAGACCAGCACCGAAGTGGTTCACTACTACGTTCAAGGGAGAAGCAGGGGACCGGGCACGTTGTTCGAGCCGAGAAGACCCGACGATTGGGATCATTCCGAGCAGAGCACCGAATCTGGTCATTTCAAGCACACCGAAGACGATAACAACCACGGCCATGACCACGACATGCACGATCATTCGCACGATTTGGACAAACCTGACCATGTACACTGGATGCACGATCACTCTGGACACTTGCCGACCGAGGAAACGACGGAATCTGAGAAGCCGGAACCTTCTGCGGAGCCAGAACCAGCTGCCGAACCAGAACCTTCTGCGGAGCCGGAACCGTCGGCCGAACCAGCTGCCGAACCAGAGCCTTCGGCTGAACCAGAGCCTTCTGCGGAGCCGGAACCTTCGGCTGAACCAGCTGCCGAACCAGCTGCTGAAGTAAAACCTTCCGCAGAGCCAGAACCTTCGGCTGAACCAGAGCCTTCGGCTGAACCAGAACCTTCGGCCGAACCAGAACCTTCGGCCGAACCAGCTGCTGAACCAGCTGCTGAACCAGCTGCCGAACCAGCTGCCGAACCAAAACCTTCCGCGGAGCCAGAACCTTCGGCTGAACCAGAGCCTTCAGCTGAACCAGAGCCTTCGGCTGAACCAGCTGCTGAACCAGTGCCTTCGGTTGAACCCGCTGCTGAACCAGAGCCTTCAACCGAGCCAGCTGTTGAACCAGAACCTTCGGCTGAACCAGAACCTGCAGCTGAGCCAGAACCATCGGCTGAACCAAAACCTTCCGCAGAGCCAGAACCTTCGGCTGAACCAGAGCCATCGGCTGAACCAGCTGCTGAACCAGAGCCTTCGGCAGAACCAGCTGCTGAACCAGAACCTTCAACCGAGCCATCTGCTGAACCAGAACCATCGGCAAAGCCGGAACTTTCCATAGAACACGACACTTCGGTAAAACTGGAACTTTCGACCGAACCGGTGTCGCTCTCAGAACCAGAATCTACCACGGAATCGGGAGCTTCGACGAAACCCGAGCCAACAGCTGAACCCGAGCCTTCCGCCGAGCCAGAACCTTCGGCCGAACCTAGAGCCGAGTCCTCGTCCACGGAGCCAGAACTTTCGACGAAGCCGGAGCCTTCCGCCGAACCTGAACCGTCTACAAACCCAGAACCAATTGCGGAAGAGAAGCCAACTGTACAACCTGAACCGACCGCAGAACCAGCTGCTGAACCAGAAGCAACCGTGGATCCACAGCTTTCTGTAGAACCTAATCCTACCGCCGAACCAAAGCCACCGACCGAACCAACGCCTCTCTTCGAGCCTGACTCTGTCACCGAGCCGAAACCTGCGAACGATGAATCTGTCTACCCTAGAATGACTACGGTGCCATCGATAGAGACCTCGACGAACGTAGAATTCCAACAAGACAACGTTGGTGTAACTCCCAATGTCGAAGAGCTCTCAAAAACAGAATCATCTATCGAAGCTGTGCCCAACAAAGCTGATCCGATTACCGACGCACCGACCACCGAATCTCCGACAGAGGCTACGACCATAACTCCCGAAGGTGAACGTTCCACGAATATGGAGCCAGAATCCACAACCTTGTCGGCGATCGAAGAAGTCGCCGGCAAAGAAGCGACTACCGAGCGAACGATAAGCGACAATGCACCCTTGTCGGTGATACCTTTGACGACGGACAACGAGCAGGACAAGACACTGAGCCGTTCGTTCTCCGACGATCATTTAGGAGGGACTACGCCGGTAATCGATACGACAATGAGGGAAGTGGAGGGTGAACATAAAATGACGGCAAGTCCTGCGGAAGAAGATCGCGGAACTGTGAACGTCGAAGCTGCGGCCGAGAATAAAACATTGCGAGACGAGGTCGCTGAGTATACCACGATGAGAACGGACGACGAAGAGAGCACAGAACCTTCGACAGATAGCTCAATGTTGACGCCTAGATCCGTGGTCCCTGAAGCAGAGTCCACTACGGTCTCGAATTTGGGATCCGAGACGACGCTCCTCCCCGCAGAGAATACAACATACATTTCCGAGAATACGACAGAAATGGATTCTACGGTGGACAATGACGCTTCGAAGCAACCGAAGTCGCAGAACGTGCCCGAAGCCGTCGAGCCCACCACCTTGGAGCCCGCAACGAGTCCGCACGACATGAACGTGATCGACCACATTCCTGTAACCGTGTTCCCGAAGCTACCGAAGGACTTCGGTAAGAACGTCGAGCCTCTGATAGAGCCGCTGAAGAACGACACGGAGGAACACATTATGATCATACCGAAAGAGGAATCGCCCGAGGTGCAGGACCCCCACGCGATCATCCCTCAGCTGACCCCCGAACAAAGCAACAAACCAGCGAATATATCGTTGTATGAAAGCACCACGTCGGAGAACAAGATCATCGAATCATCCACGGAAGAGGTTAAAGCAGTTTCGAATCACTCCGCGAGTCACCCAAGCGAGAACGTGGTCCCTGCCGGGGACTCGGTCCGCTTCGAGGACAGCTTGGAGCACTCGACCAGCCACCCGTTGCACCCTGTCGTCTACCCGGACAATTTGGTCGATCACATCGTCACCGAGAAGTCGGACGTGGTCTACGAGAAGCACGTGGACGACATGTCGCCGTTCCTGCCAGACGTTCAGAGGGAGAAGGAAGTGAAGAAGGCGCCCAGACTGGACAAGGACGAGCAGGACGTGCCGAACCCTTTCGATGGCCACGTGGAGGACGTGGTGACGGACAAGCCGATGGCGGAGCACGGCACCACCGAGAGAAACGAGTCGGATCCGAAGGACTCCGACGCGACGAACGACGTGCGCCCCGAAGCGCGAAGCAACAAGCCGATCGGCGAGGAGGAGGAAAGCAACAAGGTGAACAACACGGGGGATCCAGAGGGCTCGACGAAAGAGCCGTCGACCTTATCGGACGTCCTCAACGTCAACGACACGGACACCGAGACGCAGAACGGCTTGCATGCTTACGATGTCGTCGACAAACCCGTCAACGATCACGTTCACGCGGATCTTCCCGCGGAAGATGAAGAAGCTCTGAAGGTGGTGCCGCTGGAGGAGTTCAAGGAAACGACCGGCAAAGCGCACGAGGGCAAGCCTGAGGTGACGGAGTCTTCGACGATCTCGAATTCCAAGGTTGACTATAATAATCCTGAAGAATCTATTACTGGCAATGTGACGAGCACTTTGGAGAAGCCCGAGGAGAACGCCGTCGAGGATCAGTACAACGACATCAACGACGACAGAGAGATCACCAAGGACAAGGGGACCGGGCGTCTGCTCGCGAACAACATCAATTCGGTGGAGAACAGCGAGGAGAAGTCGTCGAAGCTGACCGACGCTCAGGCGAAGGTCTCCGCGAACGACACCGAGGTCGCGTCGATAGGCAATGTCGCGGAGAAACACGCCGAGGACGCGAAATTGACCACGCAGATACCGATACTGCCGATGGAGATTCAGCAGGAGATGTCCACGACCGAGAAGATCGACAGCACGACGGTGACCGAAGAGGCTCCCAAGAAAGACAACGAAACGGAAGCGAGCGCCGCGACGGCTCGCGCTAATTCGGAAGAGGCCACGACGACTCAGGTGCCGACCACCCACGCGAGCTCGATGGAGACGAAGACCACGGCCCAGGTGCCGATCCTGCCGGAGGAATTGCAGACCACGGAGAGCGAGCCGGTGCTGACCACCTCGACGATGCAGCCGGAAAAGGCGAACGAGACGAACGTCGATGCGCGAACATCGATGAACGAAACGAGCGACGCCAGCAGAACCGAGGATTCTATCGGCAATTCGGAGGAACGCGACAATAAAACGAACGACCTTGCGACGAGCGCGGTGGAGCACTTAGGCGGTAGGAAGATCGACATCGAGCCGCAGATAGACGTCCCGAACGTGAACCAGACCGACGAGGAGAACGCGACGGTGGAAACCTCGACGAGCACCGAGAACAACTCGAAGGCGAACGAAACGGACAACCCGATAGAAGGGCGCGCGAACTCGACCGAGAATGTCACTTCGAGTACGGCGAACAGTTTCAGCGAGGACATAAGACCGGTCACGGAGATCCTCGAGGACGACACGCCGGTCGGGTTCGTGTACAGAACGCTGTTCACCACGACGCCGAAAGCTGTGCTGGCCGACCTGAACGTGGGAGAAATGTCGGAGGAAGACCTGAGGGTGATCCCTCTGGAGAAGAGTCTGGAGCTGAAGAAGAAGTCCGTGGACAAGAAGGTGGTCGACAAGTACAAGTACAAGAAGGAGAAGGAGCTGGATCTGGAAGCCGACGGAGAGGAGAACGCGGTGACGGACGTCCCGGATCCTGTGGTGCTGCCTATGACGGAGCTCCCAGGACCCGAAAGGGTTGCCGCGAGTACCGTGTACGTCTCGAAGGAGGACGCCGCGATATCGAAGCTGAAGATCACGGAGACCACGAGCGGCTCGAATCAGACGTCGTCGAAAGACGTCCTCGAAGGGGACTCTGACGGCGCAATGGGTGCGCTGGAGTCCAGCACGAAGAGATACCTCAGCTTCATCCCCGTGTCGGAGGAGATCAACGAACCGGAGCCGGTCACCGAGCCCTACTTCTATTTCCGTCGGCCGAGCCTAACGAACTTTACGACGGCCGCCCCGTTGGCGGTCGGTGAATCATCGGGCGAAGGACGTTCCGCGATTGTCTCGGCGAAAATTGCCGAGCCGGACGACACAAAGGCGAACGAAACCGGCTCGCAGACTTCAATGATCGTTTCGGACCGGTCGGCTGTTACCTCACCGGCGCCGGAAGCGGGCGTAACGCGGGTTACGAAAGGACGCGGCGACGCGGACCTCGGCTCGCCCATCGGGCACATCGACGTCTCCTTCTTGAACCTGCCGCCGAACCTCGTGTTCTCGAAGTGCACCGCGGGTCAATTCCAATGCGCGAACGGAACGTCCAGGGACGGCGCTTATTGCGTCAAGCTGTCCGCGAAATGCGACTCCGAGAACGACTGCTCGGACGGCTCCGACGAGCTCAATTGCGTGGAACAAGGCTGCCCTGGAAATTTCCAGTGCGCGAGCGGTCAATGTCTAAAGCGGGATCTCGTCTGCAACAAGATCCTCGACTGCGACGACGGCACCGACGAGAAAAACTGTGATAGATGGGAATGCCAGCCCGACGAATTCCGGTGTCCGAGCG GGAGATGCATACCGAGCATCTGGCAATGCGACGGCCGGCCCGACTGCGAGGACCATCGGGACGAGTACGAGTGCAACGAAAGCTGTGGAAACGACGAGTTCCTTTGCCCGAAGGAAAAGTGGTGCATACCGTTGACGTGGCGTTGCAACAACTTCAGCGAATGTGCCGACGGCGAGGACGAGAAGCTCTGCTATTGCGACACCGATCAATTCAAATGCAAAAGCGGCGGATGCGTACGAAAGGAACAAGTCTGCGATGGAATAGAACATTGTCCCGATCATTCGGACGAATGGGGATGTTTGATCGCCAATGTGGCAACCGAGAGGAATCTCACGGACGGGCAAAAGGACGGCGCGATCGGGAGCAACGCCGGACAGGAATTGAACGACAGAAAATCTCTGTTGAAGATAAG ACAATTCGACGGTAGCTACCGCCTAGTTTGCTCCGACGGATGGAACGAAGAGTTCAGCGACTCTTATTGCCGAGCCTTAGGGTTCTCCGGTTCCGAGGCGACGGAACTTTCGGACTGGGACAGAAGCCAGAAGATTATGAGACTGATATTGAACTCGCGTTCCGACATGCCGCTAGTCAAGAATTTAGAGCCCGTGGAGTTGTGCATCTCCGAGAAAGTGGTTCAACTCTCCTGCCAAGAGTTTTCTTGCGGCACGCATTACGGGGAAGGGCCGACTGCCAGGTTGGTCGGTGGAACACCGGCCAGCGAGGGGCAATGGTCCAGCGTGGTTTTGCTGAAGGAATCGAAGTACGGTGCTGCATGCACGGCGAGCGTGCTGGGGCCCATGCACGTGCTCGCGAGTTACTCTTGCATACACAG GCACAAACAAAGCAACGGCTGGCAGCTGTTCACTGGTGAAAATCAATTGAAAGCCCATCCGGTGAAGAGCATCATTCCTTATCCCCAGGTGAAATACAATCAGTTCTTGTACGACAACGACATCGCCCTGATCGAACTGGCCAAGCCATTGACCTTCTCCAGGAACGTCAGCGCTGTTTGCCTTCCGAAACAACCATTCCAG CCAAGCCAGATTTGCGTTATGGTAGGATGGGGATTTCCGGTGAACGGCGAGGTAGATCTACAGAAATATCTCAAGTTCCTGCCGTTGCCTACACGTGACTTGGAAGAATGTAACGCGACGAGCCACTATGCAGGATTTATCACGAAGGACAACATTTGTGCTGGGTTTACCGATACGGATAAAGGACCTTGTTAC AACGACGAGGGGGCTCCTTTGATGTGCTTCAGCGAGTCCAGCGGTGGTTCAGGAAGATGGGAAATTCAGGGTCTACTTAGTCACCATAGCAGATGCTCAAGGGGTCATCCAGCAATTTATTCGAGCGTGGAACCCACGCTGTCTTGGCTGCGACAGTCTGTGCCTGCTCTACAAATGCAAAGTTAA